One part of the Anaeromyxobacter sp. Fw109-5 genome encodes these proteins:
- a CDS encoding tautomerase family protein, whose translation MPLVRISLREGKPEAYRAAIADGVHRAMVETMNVPAKDRFQLVTEHPAAGLIYDPAYLDVARTDDLVVVQITLNAGRTTEMKKALYARIAELLAESPGVRREDVLVSLVEVTKENWSFGNGLAQYA comes from the coding sequence ATGCCGCTCGTCCGCATCTCCCTCAGGGAAGGCAAGCCGGAGGCGTACCGCGCCGCCATCGCCGACGGCGTCCACCGCGCCATGGTGGAGACGATGAACGTGCCGGCGAAGGACCGCTTCCAGCTCGTCACGGAGCACCCGGCCGCCGGGCTGATCTACGACCCCGCCTATCTGGACGTCGCGCGCACCGACGACCTCGTCGTCGTGCAGATCACGCTCAACGCCGGACGGACGACCGAGATGAAGAAGGCGCTGTACGCGCGCATCGCCGAGCTGCTCGCCGAGTCCCCCGGCGTCAGACGCGAGGACGTCCTCGTCTCGCTCGTGGAGGTGACGAAGGAGAACTGGTCCTTCGGCAATGGGCTCGCGCAGTACGCCTGA
- a CDS encoding serine/threonine-protein kinase, with product MPTCPTCGEEGRPSAVFCGSCGSRLVAEPAVEEHADPFIGRTVNGTYLIQQKIGSGGMGDVYKAIHNKLDSPVALKIVKPALLAHTAMAHRFQREARAASRLHHPNVVTVTDFGRSEDGLLFMVMEYVAGKSLAQVIADDAPLSERRVVHVAAQILAALAEAHANHILHRDLKPENVMIERRRDVSDSVKVLDFGIAKVLAVGEGASTLTQAGLVCGTPGYMSPEQLRGGEVDGRSDLFSLGVVLYEMLTHKLPFDSQTPMEILHRHLTEPVAPPGQRRGRPVSPDLERLVLQALSPAREDRPASAESMRAELLRAELSLAEDDDLEVGLATEVFPRRESSRSVPLPPRATPPRSEAQRARSPTPARTRPDAAEGRRTPRAERTEPRPATARRESASEATPSGREPTFEKRVEDRITPLLGPVAPHLVKKVGLAAVTPRDFCEQLAAYLPSPQDRKAFLAWCGAELRVAAPIRERPSSTPPPPTPVREWDPGFLDRARRELAAYVGPLARVIVRRACSRARDTRELYELISREIPSEDDRAAFLRLTVREQRGE from the coding sequence ATGCCGACCTGTCCCACGTGCGGTGAAGAGGGGCGCCCGAGCGCGGTCTTCTGCGGATCGTGCGGGTCGCGCCTCGTCGCGGAGCCGGCCGTCGAGGAGCACGCCGACCCGTTCATCGGGCGGACGGTCAACGGGACCTACCTCATCCAGCAGAAGATCGGCAGCGGCGGGATGGGCGACGTCTACAAGGCCATCCACAACAAGCTGGATTCTCCGGTCGCCCTCAAGATCGTGAAGCCGGCGCTGCTCGCGCACACGGCCATGGCCCATCGCTTCCAGCGCGAGGCGCGCGCCGCGTCGCGACTGCACCACCCGAACGTCGTGACCGTGACCGACTTCGGCCGCTCGGAGGACGGCCTGCTGTTCATGGTCATGGAGTACGTGGCGGGGAAGAGCCTGGCCCAGGTGATCGCGGACGACGCCCCGCTCTCGGAGCGGCGCGTCGTCCACGTCGCCGCGCAGATCCTGGCCGCCCTCGCCGAGGCGCACGCGAACCACATCCTCCACCGCGACCTCAAGCCCGAGAACGTGATGATCGAGCGGCGCCGCGACGTGTCGGACTCGGTCAAGGTGCTCGACTTCGGCATCGCGAAGGTCCTGGCGGTGGGCGAGGGGGCCTCGACGCTGACGCAGGCGGGCCTGGTGTGCGGCACGCCTGGCTACATGAGCCCCGAGCAGCTGCGGGGCGGCGAGGTGGACGGCCGGAGCGATCTCTTCTCGCTGGGGGTCGTGCTGTACGAGATGCTGACGCACAAGCTGCCCTTCGACTCGCAGACGCCCATGGAGATCCTGCACCGGCACCTCACCGAGCCCGTCGCGCCGCCCGGTCAGCGCAGGGGACGACCGGTCTCGCCGGACCTCGAGCGGCTCGTCCTGCAGGCGCTCTCGCCGGCGCGCGAGGATCGCCCCGCCAGCGCCGAGTCGATGCGCGCGGAGCTCCTCCGGGCCGAGCTCTCGCTCGCGGAGGACGACGACCTCGAGGTGGGGCTCGCGACGGAGGTCTTCCCGCGCAGGGAGTCCTCGCGGTCGGTGCCCCTCCCGCCGCGCGCGACTCCCCCTCGGTCGGAGGCCCAGCGCGCCCGCTCCCCGACGCCCGCGCGGACCCGGCCGGACGCGGCGGAGGGACGCCGGACGCCTCGCGCCGAGCGCACCGAGCCGCGTCCGGCGACCGCTCGCCGCGAGAGCGCCAGCGAGGCGACGCCCTCGGGGCGAGAGCCCACCTTCGAGAAGCGGGTCGAGGATCGCATCACGCCCTTGCTCGGGCCCGTCGCTCCCCACCTCGTGAAGAAGGTCGGCCTCGCGGCGGTGACACCGCGCGACTTCTGCGAGCAGCTCGCCGCGTACCTCCCCTCGCCGCAGGACCGCAAGGCCTTCCTGGCCTGGTGCGGCGCCGAGCTGCGCGTGGCCGCGCCGATCCGCGAGCGGCCGTCCAGCACGCCGCCCCCGCCCACTCCCGTCCGCGAGTGGGACCCCGGCTTCCTCGACCGCGCCCGGCGCGAGCTCGCGGCCTACGTCGGACCGCTCGCGCGCGTCATCGTGCGGCGCGCGTGCTCCCGAGCCCGCGACACGCGCGAGCTGTACGAGCTCATCTCCCGCGAGATCCCGAGCGAGGACGATCGCGCGGCGTTCCTGCGCCTGACGGTGCGGGAGCAGCGCGGCGAGTAG
- a CDS encoding tetratricopeptide repeat protein yields MAIWTRRGMVALAVLLGACWYPKERGARLEQRVERIEGEAPAVQPGADAEAAREQARRVDATLAQVNTRLEALDRATRAGAPPPEGQAELVKELRQLRATLEQHGQRLDAVERSLAQGQQRSGAARVAESRPSASKTSSKPSAAAPAPGPAPGPALSANETDVLALARAQEQQGNKTVARELYEQYVAQFPADPASAEAHFRLGELAFGERRYRDAVLEFGKVAREFPRSGKAPDALVRTGEAMLQLDMREEAKTVLSEVPQRYPGTPAAARARSLLAETPNASTAAGKKRE; encoded by the coding sequence GTGGCGATCTGGACGCGGCGCGGCATGGTCGCGCTCGCGGTGCTCCTCGGCGCGTGCTGGTACCCGAAGGAGCGGGGAGCGCGGCTGGAGCAGCGCGTCGAGCGGATCGAGGGCGAGGCGCCGGCCGTGCAGCCCGGCGCCGACGCCGAGGCGGCGCGGGAGCAGGCGCGTCGCGTGGACGCGACGCTCGCGCAGGTGAACACGAGGCTCGAGGCGCTGGACCGCGCCACCCGAGCCGGAGCCCCGCCGCCGGAGGGTCAGGCCGAGCTGGTGAAGGAGCTCAGGCAGCTGCGCGCGACGCTCGAGCAGCACGGGCAGCGGCTCGACGCGGTCGAGAGGTCGCTCGCCCAGGGCCAGCAGCGCAGCGGCGCCGCGCGCGTCGCGGAGAGCCGGCCCTCGGCGTCGAAGACCTCGTCGAAGCCGTCGGCGGCGGCTCCCGCCCCTGGCCCCGCGCCGGGCCCCGCCCTCTCCGCGAACGAGACGGACGTCCTCGCCCTCGCGCGCGCGCAGGAGCAGCAGGGCAACAAGACCGTGGCCCGTGAGCTCTACGAGCAGTACGTCGCCCAGTTCCCGGCGGACCCCGCCAGCGCCGAGGCGCACTTCCGGCTCGGCGAGCTGGCGTTCGGCGAGCGCCGCTACCGGGACGCCGTCCTCGAGTTCGGAAAGGTGGCGCGCGAGTTCCCGCGCTCCGGCAAGGCGCCTGACGCGCTGGTGCGAACCGGCGAGGCGATGCTGCAGCTCGACATGAGAGAGGAGGCGAAGACCGTCCTGTCCGAGGTCCCGCAGCGGTACCCCGGGACCCCCGCCGCCGCGCGCGCCCGCTCGCTGCTCGCCGAGACCCCGAACGCGAGCACCGCGGCGGGGAAGAAGCGAGAGTGA
- a CDS encoding DUF3365 domain-containing protein, with product MRLLAKFSLIFVVVFGLGLGAAAYLFYGLLQRNARDQVLHNAQLMMDTALAMRSYTIKQVKPAINDSFKEQGKQSSRDDDVFRELCAKRGFAAKRVFRPQTVPAYSATEMFMELRKKYPDYLYKEATLNPTNPRNRALDWEEDLIKNFKNRPEMTVFGGERDTPLGRALYLAKPMRVQSDCLECHSVPSAAPKEMIELYGPNNGFGWTDGDVVAAQIISVPVSVPVQMANHAFRRLILSLVAVGVLTLIVLDALLYVTVIRPVSQFAARADEISKGQLDVPELPVRGKDEISVLAAAFNRMHRSVVAAMRMLEDEPDRTRDPDDE from the coding sequence ATGCGACTGCTCGCGAAGTTCAGCCTCATCTTCGTGGTGGTGTTCGGCCTCGGCCTCGGCGCGGCCGCCTACCTGTTCTACGGTCTCCTCCAGCGCAACGCGCGCGATCAGGTGCTCCACAACGCGCAGCTGATGATGGACACGGCCCTGGCCATGCGGTCCTACACCATCAAGCAGGTCAAGCCGGCCATCAACGACAGCTTCAAGGAGCAGGGGAAGCAGAGCAGCCGCGACGACGACGTGTTCCGCGAGCTCTGCGCCAAGCGCGGCTTCGCGGCGAAGCGCGTGTTCCGGCCGCAGACCGTCCCCGCCTACTCGGCCACCGAGATGTTCATGGAGCTCCGCAAGAAATACCCGGACTACCTCTACAAGGAGGCGACCCTCAACCCGACGAACCCGCGCAACCGGGCCCTCGACTGGGAGGAGGACCTCATCAAGAACTTCAAGAACCGCCCCGAGATGACCGTGTTCGGCGGCGAGCGCGACACGCCGCTCGGGCGGGCGCTCTACCTCGCGAAGCCCATGCGCGTGCAGTCCGATTGCCTCGAGTGCCACTCGGTCCCGAGCGCGGCGCCCAAGGAGATGATCGAGCTGTACGGACCCAACAACGGCTTCGGGTGGACGGACGGAGACGTGGTCGCGGCGCAGATCATCTCGGTGCCGGTCTCGGTGCCGGTGCAGATGGCGAACCACGCCTTCCGCCGCCTGATCCTCTCGCTCGTCGCGGTCGGCGTCCTCACGCTGATCGTCCTCGACGCGCTGCTCTACGTCACCGTGATCCGGCCGGTGAGCCAGTTCGCGGCCCGCGCCGACGAGATCAGCAAGGGCCAGCTCGACGTGCCCGAGCTGCCGGTGCGAGGCAAGGACGAGATCTCGGTCCTCGCGGCCGCCTTCAACCGGATGCACCGCAGCGTGGTCGCCGCGATGAGGATGCTCGAGGACGAGCCGGACCGCACCCGCGATCCGGACGACGAGTAG
- a CDS encoding RNA polymerase sigma factor, producing the protein MENQNSAAASVQQSVQQLVDAGDVSAAATAALRALGPEILRFLRSVLRDEEDAADAFSHFAERLWRGLSSFEGRSSLRTWAFRIAWNSALSIRNDAWHRRGRRFATGEASALAEEIRTKTVVRVERRRDAFEKLRRALSAEDQSLLALRLDRGFSWEEVAEIMSAGGEPVQALTLMKRFERIKKRLAEMVKKQALDE; encoded by the coding sequence GTGGAGAACCAGAACAGCGCGGCAGCGTCCGTTCAGCAGTCGGTCCAGCAGCTCGTCGACGCCGGCGACGTGTCGGCCGCCGCCACCGCGGCGCTGCGCGCGCTCGGCCCGGAGATCCTGCGCTTCCTGCGCTCGGTCCTGCGCGACGAGGAGGACGCCGCGGACGCGTTCTCGCACTTCGCGGAGCGCCTCTGGCGCGGGCTCTCGAGCTTCGAGGGTCGCTCCTCCCTGCGCACGTGGGCGTTCCGCATCGCCTGGAACTCCGCGCTCAGCATCCGCAACGACGCGTGGCACCGGCGCGGGCGGCGGTTCGCGACCGGCGAGGCCTCCGCGCTCGCCGAGGAGATCCGCACGAAGACCGTGGTGCGCGTCGAGCGCCGGCGGGACGCGTTCGAGAAGCTGCGGCGGGCGCTCTCGGCGGAGGATCAGTCACTGCTGGCGCTGCGCCTCGACCGCGGCTTCTCCTGGGAGGAGGTCGCCGAGATCATGTCGGCCGGAGGCGAGCCCGTCCAGGCGCTCACGCTCATGAAGCGCTTCGAGCGGATCAAGAAGCGCCTCGCGGAGATGGTCAAGAAGCAGGCGCTGGACGAGTAG
- a CDS encoding HlyD family secretion protein has product MTRRNPQASVSEMARARKREEFLARIRQASRVDVSAQSARPSGKGREAERAEKRPPARHQTVAVAPAPAPERVPARAERPRPAPVRVEPSQPERAERPHAAPRLFREEALKHRLAFEEGRGLVRVSPPWTWALLWVVVSGLCAAIATSFVGKVEVTGRGRGILRPATGVRVLTSQLGGTVVRVEARSGERVKAGTSLLRIESPTVQAQLLEADRELEALRTQYSAVSSQQDEHYGEQLANLKARAKRVEEQIASLRSSAQHYERRVQADVGLLQRGLVSELAVSETRDSLAQAQRQLSAADQTLDQTRQELASLESRREDELWNRQERLAAAQNKRDALAVVLRQAVIEAPQDGTVEALLVKEGEVVQAGQPLGKLVPVDSPLQVVSFLAERDRAFAKPGDEVQLELDQLPHAQYGTLRARVLRIGDDLASPSEIHDALGDQKLEAPSYRVELEITDARAAESAHVKLRTGTLMNVRFTLRTERLITLVLNPLRRWFR; this is encoded by the coding sequence ATGACTCGCAGGAACCCCCAGGCGTCGGTCTCGGAGATGGCCAGGGCGAGGAAGCGCGAGGAGTTTCTCGCCAGGATCCGTCAGGCGTCGCGGGTGGACGTCTCGGCGCAGAGCGCCCGTCCGAGCGGCAAGGGACGAGAGGCCGAGCGGGCCGAGAAGCGGCCGCCCGCCCGTCACCAGACCGTGGCCGTCGCGCCCGCCCCCGCGCCGGAGCGCGTGCCGGCTCGCGCCGAGCGCCCTCGGCCAGCGCCGGTCCGGGTCGAGCCCTCGCAGCCGGAGCGCGCGGAGCGGCCCCACGCAGCCCCCAGGCTGTTCCGCGAGGAGGCGCTCAAGCACCGCCTCGCCTTCGAGGAGGGGCGTGGCCTCGTCCGCGTGTCTCCCCCGTGGACGTGGGCGCTCCTCTGGGTCGTGGTGTCGGGCCTCTGCGCGGCGATCGCGACGTCGTTCGTCGGCAAGGTGGAGGTCACCGGGCGCGGGCGCGGCATCCTCCGGCCGGCCACGGGCGTCCGCGTCCTGACGAGCCAGCTCGGCGGGACCGTCGTTCGCGTCGAGGCGCGCTCCGGCGAACGGGTGAAGGCTGGCACCTCGCTCCTCCGGATCGAGTCGCCGACCGTGCAGGCGCAGCTCCTCGAGGCGGACCGAGAGCTCGAGGCCCTGCGCACCCAGTACTCCGCCGTCTCCTCCCAGCAGGACGAGCACTACGGCGAGCAGCTCGCGAACCTGAAGGCCCGGGCGAAGCGCGTGGAAGAGCAGATCGCGAGCCTGCGGAGCTCCGCGCAGCACTACGAGCGCCGCGTCCAGGCCGACGTCGGCCTCCTGCAGCGGGGCCTCGTGAGCGAGCTGGCGGTGAGCGAGACCCGGGACTCCCTCGCGCAGGCCCAGCGCCAGCTGAGCGCCGCCGATCAGACCCTCGATCAGACGCGGCAGGAGCTCGCCTCGCTCGAGTCCCGGCGCGAGGACGAGCTCTGGAACCGCCAGGAGCGCCTCGCGGCGGCGCAGAACAAGCGCGACGCGCTCGCCGTGGTCCTCCGGCAGGCGGTGATCGAGGCGCCGCAGGACGGGACCGTCGAGGCGCTGCTGGTGAAGGAGGGCGAGGTGGTCCAGGCCGGCCAGCCCCTCGGGAAGCTCGTCCCGGTCGATTCCCCGCTCCAGGTCGTGTCCTTCCTCGCCGAGCGGGATCGCGCCTTCGCGAAGCCCGGCGACGAGGTTCAGCTGGAGCTCGATCAGCTGCCGCACGCCCAGTACGGCACGCTGCGGGCGAGGGTGCTGCGCATCGGCGACGACCTCGCCTCGCCCTCCGAGATCCACGACGCGCTCGGCGACCAGAAGCTCGAGGCGCCGAGCTACCGGGTCGAGCTCGAGATCACCGATGCGCGCGCGGCGGAGTCCGCGCACGTGAAGCTCCGCACGGGCACCCTCATGAACGTTCGCTTCACGCTCCGGACCGAGCGGCTCATCACGCTCGTCCTCAACCCGCTGCGGCGATGGTTCCGGTGA
- a CDS encoding peptidase domain-containing ABC transporter — protein MARLRLRRRRVRFVPQIEVTECGAASLAMVLAYHGHHAPLSELRQACGVSRSGADALSIVRAARAYGLTASGVRVEMEQLPQLALPAVLHWDFEHFLVLERLTATHAHLVDPACGRRAVRLDEMSRHFTGIALQFAPSPSLSRRRRTRPSLAKYREIFRRSLPSLAQILLASIGLQVIGLLFPVATQILVDSIVVPHQPAWLMGLGAALAAAVVTKALLMVVRSFVVQGLRNVLDFTLMTRFLNHLLHLPLGFFMQREAGDLVQRVHSNATIQNLLSSQSISALLDALLLVGYAGLMLAFDLKLGLVILGFGAVRVLLLLFVRERNQLAMASELTASGREFGALLEALSGLETTKASGAENRMVQRWAHRMTGRVNGALERRKLTMHASHATVLLQGLATAVVFLVGGEQVVAQRMTLGTFASFLALQSLFMSPLDSLLETVGQLQYLGNHLERLDEVLTTPPEPSGSADPGRLQGAVELTNVSFAFSPGAPPTLQDVSVCIRPGEKVAIVGPSGAGKSTLARLLLGMHLPTAGTIAFDGRDLRELDLRKVRDQMGVVLQETFLFDDTIRANLALKDEELPLERLREAARRACVDEVIDALPEGFGSRLGDNGNVLSGGQRQRLNLARALVQEPAILLLDEATSALDLDTERQVHAALASLGCTRILIAHRLATVRDADRILVLEAGKIVQEGTYDDLAAREGLFRSLVHAKEFADA, from the coding sequence ATGGCCCGGCTCAGGCTGCGACGGCGGCGCGTGCGGTTCGTCCCGCAGATCGAGGTGACCGAGTGCGGCGCGGCGAGCCTCGCCATGGTGCTCGCCTACCACGGGCACCACGCCCCGCTCTCCGAGCTCCGCCAGGCGTGTGGCGTGTCCCGCAGCGGAGCGGACGCGCTCTCCATCGTCCGGGCCGCGCGCGCGTACGGGCTCACCGCGAGCGGCGTCCGGGTGGAGATGGAGCAGCTCCCGCAGCTCGCGCTCCCGGCCGTGCTGCACTGGGACTTCGAGCACTTCCTCGTCCTGGAGCGCCTCACGGCGACCCACGCGCACCTCGTCGATCCCGCGTGCGGCCGCCGCGCCGTCCGCCTCGACGAGATGAGCCGGCACTTCACCGGGATCGCCCTCCAGTTCGCGCCGTCCCCCTCCCTCTCGCGCCGCCGCCGGACGCGGCCGAGCCTCGCGAAGTACCGCGAGATCTTCCGGCGGTCGCTCCCCAGCCTCGCCCAGATCCTCCTCGCGTCGATCGGGCTCCAGGTGATCGGCCTCCTCTTCCCGGTCGCCACGCAGATCCTGGTGGACTCGATCGTGGTCCCGCACCAGCCCGCCTGGCTCATGGGGCTCGGGGCCGCCCTCGCCGCCGCCGTCGTCACGAAGGCGCTCCTCATGGTGGTCCGGAGCTTCGTGGTCCAGGGGCTCAGGAACGTCCTCGACTTCACCCTCATGACGCGGTTCCTGAACCACCTCCTCCACCTGCCGCTCGGGTTCTTCATGCAGCGGGAGGCCGGCGATCTGGTGCAGCGCGTCCACAGCAACGCGACCATCCAGAACCTGCTCAGCAGCCAGTCCATCTCGGCGCTGCTCGACGCGCTGCTGCTCGTCGGCTACGCGGGCCTGATGCTCGCGTTCGACCTGAAGCTCGGCCTCGTGATCCTCGGCTTCGGCGCGGTGCGCGTCCTCCTGCTCCTCTTCGTCCGCGAGCGGAACCAGCTCGCGATGGCCTCCGAGCTGACGGCCTCCGGCCGCGAGTTCGGGGCGCTCCTCGAGGCGCTCAGCGGCCTCGAGACCACGAAGGCGAGCGGCGCCGAGAACCGGATGGTCCAGCGCTGGGCGCACCGCATGACGGGCCGCGTGAACGGCGCGCTCGAGCGCCGGAAGCTCACCATGCACGCCAGCCACGCGACGGTCCTCCTCCAGGGGCTCGCCACCGCGGTGGTGTTCCTCGTCGGCGGCGAGCAGGTCGTCGCGCAGCGGATGACGCTCGGCACGTTCGCCTCGTTCCTCGCGCTCCAGAGCCTGTTCATGTCGCCGCTCGACTCGCTGCTCGAGACGGTGGGCCAGCTCCAGTACCTCGGGAACCACCTCGAGCGGCTGGACGAGGTGCTCACGACGCCGCCCGAGCCGTCGGGCAGCGCGGATCCCGGCCGGCTCCAAGGCGCCGTCGAGCTGACGAACGTCAGCTTCGCCTTCTCGCCGGGCGCGCCCCCCACGCTCCAGGACGTCTCGGTGTGCATCCGCCCCGGCGAGAAGGTCGCCATCGTCGGTCCGTCGGGGGCCGGCAAGTCCACGCTCGCGCGCCTCCTGCTCGGGATGCACCTCCCCACCGCGGGCACCATCGCCTTCGACGGCCGCGATCTGCGCGAGCTCGATCTCCGGAAGGTGCGCGACCAGATGGGCGTGGTCCTGCAGGAGACCTTCCTCTTCGACGACACCATCCGCGCGAACCTCGCCCTCAAGGACGAGGAGCTCCCCCTCGAGCGGCTGCGCGAGGCCGCCAGGCGCGCATGCGTGGACGAGGTCATCGACGCGCTGCCCGAGGGCTTCGGCAGCCGGCTGGGCGACAACGGCAACGTGCTCTCGGGCGGGCAGCGGCAGCGCCTGAACCTGGCGCGGGCGCTCGTCCAGGAACCCGCCATCCTCCTGCTCGACGAGGCGACGAGCGCCCTCGACCTCGACACCGAGCGCCAGGTCCACGCCGCCCTGGCGAGCCTGGGCTGCACCCGGATCCTGATCGCGCACCGCCTCGCCACCGTGCGGGACGCCGATCGCATCCTCGTCCTCGAGGCCGGGAAGATCGTCCAGGAGGGCACCTACGACGACCTCGCCGCGCGCGAGGGCCTGTTCCGATCCCTCGTCCACGCGAAGGAGTTCGCCGATGCCTAG
- a CDS encoding peptidase domain-containing ABC transporter — protein MRGFDAVEAVWRLLRHHGHEGGLQAFREAHDVRGSAESLAEPLERAGIQARPAIVTAEELAYLDVPTLLQLGDGSWVVLEDRRRDVLHLLGSSGARPVPEAELAPFLSGYALDVSPSLPAGKGLWSRLRALLLHHRRALAMLALASLLLQALALVLPEITATVMNQALPDRARSTLHVVSMGVVLVAAFQACTGWLRDKVLLFLVTRMAVSAERGVLQHLLRLPFPVLDKMTIGERLQAFTSVGAARDVLAERAVAAVLDGAMAIAFVAAMATKMAGATLFVVAVALVMAGIAVFVGSAQARHQARELEAQARERGFLSELIAGIGTIKAAGAEQQALQRWLQRFRAELGHTLRRQRLGLWSDVGLETLRQGMYVGLLIWGGSLILRGELLVGTLLAFVQLGSGFLGAVFGLVRVHLMVAVLRPQLAGTQQILDEAPEHRTARRAISRARSVPVVMEDVWFRHGPESPWIAKGYSRRFEAGAKEVITGASGFGKSTLLRMLAGLYVPEEGSISVGGTSPQAAASDILYLPQFVNLFSGSIIENLRLLSGGAPVARLLEAAERTGLSALVATLPMSWESIVSPGGKSLSGGQRQLIALTAAIASDRKLLLLDEALSNLDPIRAAELRKILDGLPATVIEARHV, from the coding sequence GTGCGCGGCTTCGACGCGGTGGAGGCGGTGTGGCGCCTCCTCCGGCACCACGGCCACGAGGGCGGGCTGCAGGCGTTCCGGGAGGCCCATGACGTGCGCGGCTCCGCGGAGTCCCTCGCCGAGCCGCTCGAGCGGGCGGGGATCCAGGCGCGGCCGGCGATCGTGACCGCCGAGGAGCTGGCCTACCTCGACGTCCCGACGCTCCTCCAGCTCGGCGACGGCTCGTGGGTCGTGCTCGAGGATCGCAGGCGGGACGTGCTCCACCTCCTGGGCTCGAGCGGCGCTCGCCCGGTGCCGGAGGCGGAGCTGGCGCCCTTCCTGTCGGGCTACGCGCTCGACGTGTCGCCCTCCCTGCCGGCCGGGAAGGGGCTCTGGAGCCGCCTGAGGGCGCTCCTGCTCCATCACCGGCGGGCGCTGGCGATGCTCGCCCTCGCGAGCCTGCTCCTCCAGGCCCTCGCGCTGGTGCTCCCGGAGATCACCGCCACCGTCATGAACCAGGCCCTGCCCGACCGCGCGCGCTCGACGCTGCACGTCGTGTCGATGGGCGTGGTGCTGGTGGCCGCGTTCCAGGCCTGCACCGGCTGGCTCCGCGACAAGGTGCTGCTGTTCCTGGTCACGCGCATGGCCGTGTCGGCCGAGCGCGGCGTCCTGCAGCACCTGCTGCGGCTGCCCTTCCCGGTCCTCGACAAGATGACGATCGGCGAGCGGCTCCAGGCGTTCACGAGCGTGGGCGCCGCGCGAGACGTGCTCGCCGAGCGCGCCGTCGCCGCGGTCCTCGACGGCGCCATGGCGATCGCGTTCGTGGCCGCGATGGCGACCAAGATGGCGGGGGCGACGCTGTTCGTGGTGGCGGTGGCGCTCGTGATGGCCGGGATCGCCGTCTTCGTCGGCTCCGCCCAGGCGCGCCACCAGGCCCGCGAGCTCGAGGCCCAGGCGCGCGAGCGCGGCTTCCTCTCCGAGCTCATCGCCGGCATCGGCACGATCAAGGCGGCCGGCGCGGAGCAGCAGGCGCTCCAGCGCTGGCTGCAGCGCTTCAGGGCAGAGCTGGGCCACACGCTCCGGCGGCAGCGCCTGGGCCTGTGGAGCGACGTGGGGCTCGAGACGCTGCGGCAGGGGATGTACGTGGGGCTGCTCATCTGGGGGGGGAGCCTGATCCTCCGCGGCGAGCTGCTCGTGGGGACCCTCCTCGCCTTCGTCCAGCTCGGCTCGGGGTTCCTCGGCGCCGTGTTCGGGCTCGTCCGCGTCCACCTCATGGTCGCCGTGCTCCGGCCGCAGCTCGCCGGGACCCAGCAGATCCTGGACGAGGCGCCGGAGCACCGGACCGCTCGTCGCGCCATCTCGCGGGCGCGCAGCGTGCCCGTGGTGATGGAGGACGTCTGGTTCCGCCACGGCCCGGAGTCGCCGTGGATCGCGAAGGGCTATTCCAGGCGCTTCGAGGCGGGCGCCAAGGAGGTCATCACCGGCGCGTCGGGGTTCGGGAAGAGCACCCTCCTCCGCATGCTCGCCGGCCTCTACGTCCCGGAGGAGGGATCCATCAGCGTCGGCGGGACGAGCCCGCAGGCGGCGGCCAGCGACATCCTGTACCTGCCGCAGTTCGTGAACCTGTTCAGCGGCTCGATCATCGAGAACCTGCGGCTCCTGTCCGGCGGCGCGCCCGTGGCGCGCCTGCTCGAGGCCGCCGAGCGCACCGGCCTCTCGGCGCTCGTGGCCACCTTGCCGATGAGCTGGGAGAGCATCGTGTCGCCCGGCGGGAAGAGCCTCTCCGGCGGGCAGCGCCAGCTCATCGCCCTGACGGCGGCGATCGCCTCGGACCGCAAGCTCCTCCTGCTCGACGAGGCGCTGTCGAACCTCGATCCGATCCGCGCCGCCGAGCTCCGGAAGATCCTCGACGGCCTGCCCGCGACGGTGATCGAGGCGCGCCACGTGTGA